A single window of Zea mays cultivar B73 chromosome 10, Zm-B73-REFERENCE-NAM-5.0, whole genome shotgun sequence DNA harbors:
- the LOC100282533 gene encoding F-box domain containing protein isoform X1: MAFDCNKERGVSSPDSCSRICTEGTLVQANPLSHYWKPKRLENFNKLENQKSSYESAPSGSDPKQDAEASDEATASLCGFRCFTDLPASLVCEVLARLDAKDLGIVSCVSTLLHALATDHQGWKKLYCERWGLPDLPTTLNGPLLPGVPLDGKFWKTFFVEREFRSKSFMGRFNLDILRGHNEDVRAVSLLVSANLIFTGGRDSVVRMWKMEEGLLIDTSRALGGTIRAIAADSRLLVSGGTNAYIQCWRAVEGNGQLFHISGSGTDQNAEFRLWGHEGPVTCLALDSLRIYSGSWDMTVRVWDRDQMECVQKFMHADWVWDLALRGNTVASTAGRDAYVWDIRAGELTSLISNAHVGSAYSIAWTHLPDVLFTGGEDGAIRLFNVSDVCDDEGDIKPVATWVPHSGPVHSLAFEYPWLVSASSDGRIALIDLRKLLSSKSSSKGLRVKRVDGSAIEPPQRMLHGVGCDLFSIAIGADRIVCAGEDGSVRVWNFSEALEIERRAQALRSLRQENRIRRRKSQAEMNTNTRRPDQCSIAMKKNQLKGDKSATWHNKRAINEKAKS, from the coding sequence ATGGCCTTTGACTGCAACAAGGAAAGAGGAGTTTCTTCGCCTGACAGTTGCTCCCGCATTTGCACCGAGGGCACTCTCGTCCAGGCAAATCCCTTATCTCACTACTGGAAGCCTAAACGTTTGGAGAACTTCAACAAGTTGGAGAACCAGAAGTCCAGTTATGAATCTGCTCCGAGTGGCTCTGATCCAAAACAGGATGCTGAAGCGAGTGATGAGGCAACTGCCTCACTGTGTGGCTTCAGGTGCTTCACTGATCTGCCAGCTTCGTTGGTCTGCGAGGTCCTTGCACGTCTCGATGCGAAGGACCTTGGAATTGTATCCTGTGTCTCCACCCTCCTGCACGCCTTAGCCACAGATCATCAGGGATGGAAGAAGTTATACTGCGAAAGGTGGGGGCTTCCAGACCTCCCCACCACCCTGAATGGGCCCTTGCTGCCGGGTGTCCCCCTAGATGGGAAGTTTTGGAAAACATTTTTCGTGGAGCGGGAGTTTAGGAGCAAATCCTTCATGGGAAGATTCAATCTGGATATTCTCCGTGGCCACAATGAGGATGTGCGTGCTGTGTCCCTTTTGGTATCAGCAAATCTGATATTCACAGGCGGCCGCGATTCTGTGGTTAGGATGTGGAAGATGGAGGAAGGGTTATTGATTGATACATCCCGTGCACTTGGTGGCACCATCCGGGCGATTGCAGCTGACTCGAGGCTTTTAGTGAGTGGAGGAACTAATGCCTATATTCAGTGTTGGAGGGCCGTTGAAGGCAATGGTCAATTATTTCACATCTCTGGAAGTGGTACCGACCAGAATGCGGAGTTTCGCCTCTGGGGTCATGAAGGTCCTGTGACTTGTCTTGCCCTGGATTCACTGAGGATTTATAGTGGTTCTTGGGACATGACTGTTCGTGTTTGGGACAGAGACCAGATGGAGTGTGTGCAAAAGTTCATGCATGCAGACTGGGTTTGGGATCTTGCTCTGCGTGGAAATACTGTTGCCAGTACTGCTGGTAGAGATGCATATGTATGGGATATCAGGGCTGGCGAGTTAACAAGCTTAATTTCCAATGCCCATGTTGGTAGCGCATATTCAATTGCTTGGACACACCTGCCAGATGTGCTGTTTACTGGTGGAGAGGATGGTGCTATTCGATTGTTCAATGTTTCTGATGTCTGTGATGATGAGGGTGACATTAAACCAGTGGCAACTTGGGTGCCACATTCAGGTCCTGTTCATTCTCTTGCTTTTGAGTATCCATGGCTTGTGTCAGCCTCGAGTGATGGCAGGATTGCACTTATTGATTTGAGGAAGCTTCTGTCCTCCAAAAGTTCATCAAAGGGTCTGCGTGTTAAGAGAGTTGATGGAAGCGCAATAGAGCCTCCACAGAGGATGCTTCATGGCGTTGGATGTGATCTCTTCTCCATCGCTATTGGTGCAGATAGGATTGTATGTGCCGGTGAGGATGGTTCTGTTAGAGTCTGGAACTTCTCAGAAGCATTGGAGATTGAGAGGAGGGCACAGGCTCTAAGGAGTTTGAGGCAGGAGAACCGCATCAGGCGGAGGAAATCACAAGCGGAGATGAATACAAATACTAGAAGGCCTGACCAGTGTTCAATAGCCATGAAAAAGAACCAACTGAAGGGTGATAAGAGCGCAACTTGGCACAACAAGCGTGCCATTAATGAGAAGGCCAAGTCTTAG
- the LOC100275301 gene encoding uncharacterized protein LOC100275301 precursor, producing the protein MACKTKSLLLALSVAALLAARSESHGLGDFTSGSDEATTTPEMQTFFKPQAAAALPEALDASMPAKPEATALPATTTAAAATTAGTAPSATPRRSVSVAAGVACGVAAVAVAGIAAAVAYVVVRGARRGTEVQLG; encoded by the coding sequence ATGGCGTGCAAGACGAAGAGCCTGCTGTTGGCGCTCAGCGTGGCGGCGCTGCTCGCGGCGCGGTCGGAGTCCCACGGCCTGGGGGACTTCACGAGCGGGAGCGACGAGGCGACGACGACGCCGGAGATGCAGACCTTCTTCAAGCCCCAGGCCGCCGCGGCGCTCCCGGAGGCCCTCGACGCCTCCATGCCCGCCAAGCCGGAGGCCACGGCGCTCCCGgccaccaccaccgccgccgccgcgacaACGGCCGGCACGGCGCCGTCAGCCACGCCGCGCAGGTCCGTGTCCGTGGCCGCCGGCGTGGCCTGCGGCGTGgcggccgtggccgtggccggcATCGCGGCCGCCGTGGCGTACGTGGTGGTGCGCGGCGCGCGGCGCGGGACGGAGGTGCAGCTCGGTTAG